The DNA segment TTCCTTAGCCGCTTCCCAATCGCCAAATTGTATTTGGCCAGCCTGAACAGCCGCAATGCGCTCTGCCAATACTCCGCCATGCCAAGCGGGGGTGGTAATATCCGCGGGCTGGCGGGATAAATCCGCCCAGAGTTCTTCCATCAACGCCAATTTTTCCTGAATCGATAAGAATTCGAGGGAAGTGATGCTTGCCATGTTAACAATGTGTATTGGAAAAGAGGATG comes from the Pirellulales bacterium genome and includes:
- a CDS encoding addiction module protein; its protein translation is MASITSLEFLSIQEKLALMEELWADLSRQPADITTPAWHGGVLAERIAAVQAGQIQFGDWEAAKERLRKRCS